The Periplaneta americana isolate PAMFEO1 chromosome 10, P.americana_PAMFEO1_priV1, whole genome shotgun sequence genome includes a window with the following:
- the LOC138707817 gene encoding uncharacterized protein isoform X1: MALKILTFHLGLMMLIDLLTCSGLNVQENATEPTPTEQTVNYSRNIGSGIVFKDRGKVLITGQSWTVAKEFNITEVAQLVAEARNLFPEIRRQLNNQSEDLHFFRESIAREIEIIEPIVKKIESKIKIFENMLPRKDSTIFQVRNKRWVSSIIEGAVSGFVSGVATQGIDHIMKWLFGSSTDRELMVLNEKFERMRDYQLHLGSLLSQHEGVQIDLDERIDENAQVIRNIARTLDRQFMIINNLELKSEENRQSIIVVAEALNMAISQWESSHRQLSNQLSLVVNVTSSMRVMETRLLNVDTYLTGLLEALDTTATGRLSPNIISPIQLVQILRNISRKLPDDVYPLTLVEEDAVYEYYTYASVRALATANSIRIFVKLPLKSTNRIFHLLEPYSLPVYQEAVGKFLEIAPPSDYILTSKDLQKVAEISSKVLDECVRGANLYLCPVIFPVFDGSRCSLNLVRGDEEEIIKTCKTRVVPPNFQAVWIRTDGGWVYSVPRRTRIMRIGENFRPDMIHVNGTGVLRDIPNAYTYSGEGTILYPNDNFGYNSTDSLIEDIYIPRVPNLQLLNESSHTHISNMSIRSESLTADSRESVGNFAVAFLSIAVIVNYALLGFICWSRKNVLVERKQLQSF, translated from the exons ATGGCTTTGAAGATTTTGACATTCCATTTAG GATTAATGATGCTGATCGACTTGTTGACATGCAGCGGCTTGAACGTTCAAGAAAATGCAACGGAGCCCACCCCAACGGAACAGACTGTGAACTACTCCAGGAACATCGGGTCCGGTATCGTGTTCAAGGATCGCGGAAAAGTTCTCATAACGGGACAGAGCTGGACGGTGGCCAAGGAGTTCAATATTACCGAAGTCGCACAGCTGGTCGCTGAAGCGAGGAACTTGTTTCCGGAAATCAGACGACAACTCAATAATCAGTCAGAGGATCTGCACTTTTTCCGAGAGTCCATCGCTCGCGAGATAGAAATCATAGAGCCGATTGTGAAAAAGATAGAAAGTAAGATAAAGATATTTGAGAACATGCTTCCCAGGAAAGATAGTACCATTTTCCAAGTTAGAAACAAGAGATGGGTATCGTCCATAATAGAAGGAGCTGTATCGGGATTCGTATCGGGAGTGGCAACACAGGGAATTGATCACATCATGAAGTGGTTGTTCGGGAGTAGTACAGACAGAGAACTGATGGTTCTCAATGAGAAGTTCGAGAGGATGAGGGACTACCAATTGCATCTCGGCAGCTTGCTGTCCCAACACGAAGGTGTCCAAATTGACTTAGATGAGAGGATCGATGAAAATGCACAGGTAATCAGAAATATTGCGAGGACTTTGGATAGGCAATTCATGATAATAAATAACTTGGAGTTGAAGAGCGAAGAGAATAGACAAAGCATAATTGTGGTGGCTGAGGCTCTTAACATGGCTATAAGTCAGTGGGAGTCTTCGCACAGGCAGCTCTCTAACCAGCTTAGTCTGGTAGTCAATGTGACGTCGAGCATGCGTGTGATGGAGACACGGCTACTTAATGTGGACACTTATCTCACTGGTCTACTTGAGGCACTCGACACCACGGCCACCGGCAGACTGAGTCCGAATATCATCTCGCCAATCCAACTCGTCCAGATCCTTAGGAACATCTCGAGAAAGCTCCCTGATGATGTGTATCCCCTTACACTTGTCGAGGAGGATGCTGTATATGAGTACTACACTTACGCCTCTGTGCGAGCTCTCGCTACAGCTAACTCGATACGAATCTTCGTAAAATTGCCGCTTAAGTCTACCAATCGGATTTTTCATCTTCTTGAGCCGTATTCTTTGCCGGTGTACCAGGAAGCAGTAGGAAAATTTCTGGAAATAGCACCGCCGTCAGATTATATACTGACGTCAAAAGACCTGCAGAAAGTTGCAGAGATATCCTCTAAAGTTCTTGACGAATGTGTAAGAGGTGCCAACTTGTATTTATGTCCAGTGATATTCCCAGTATTCGACGGCTCGAGATGTTCGCTAAATCTTGTCAGAGGAGACGAGGAGGAGATAATCAAGACTTGCAAGACAAGAGTGGTACCGCCGAATTTCCAGGCTGTGTGGATTCGTACAGACGGTGGTTGGGTGTATAGTGTTCCGCGCAGAACCAGGATAATGCGCATAGGGGAGAACTTTCGTCCGGATATGATTCACGTGAACGGTACTGGTGTACTCAGAGACATTCCCAATGCATACACATACTCGGGAGAAGGCACAATTCTCTACCCGAACGATAACTTCGGATATAATTCAACTGATTCGCTGATAGAAGACATTTATATACCCAGAGTTCCCAATTTGCAGCTCCTCAATGAAAGCTCTCATACTCACATATCGAACATGAGCATCAGATCGGAATCCCTTACGGCAGATAGTAGGGAATCGGTCGGAAATTTCGCTGTAGCATTCCTATCAATTGCAGTCATTGTCAATTACGCTTTATTGGGTTTTATCTGCTGGAGCAGAAAAAATGTATTAGTGGAGAGAAAGCAACTGCAGAGTTTTTGA